From Malus sylvestris chromosome 1, drMalSylv7.2, whole genome shotgun sequence:
GGCATTTGGGCAATTTAATTTTCCCCTGAAATAGCAAGCAAGGTAAGGAGTGTTTAGTTACTGAGTTCCCACTatctgggtttttgggtttctcCTGTGTTCATGGAAAAGTATGGAACTTTTTCAGAAATTCCCAGAAAATTaacctttccctttagtttCATGAGTTTATGGTGAATTGGGCAATTCCCAAAATTAACTGTGGTTAATTTAAGcttgctttttatttttatttttttgggtagtGTTGATGTGAAATCAGTAGCTTTCTGATGAGATTTGATGACAAAGATGAAATCTTTGAGCAGTGTGGGACTTGGGTTAAGTGTGGTTTTTGGATTCCTTTTCTTAGCTCTGATTGCAGAGCTTTACTATTTACTGTGGTGGAAGAAGAGGTTTACCAACAGAGAGATTGACAATGGCTACAGCAGCAGCCCACAGAAGGAAATCTTCTACATGTTCTGCTGGAGAAGAAGCACTTGCACTTCCTCCCAAAACCCCACAGATATCTGTGCTTCATTGAGAATGTCAGAAACCCTAGTCCATGAGCCATGCAACAGCAACAATCTGGTGCGCAAATCGTATGAGGAGGATGATTTGGATGCTGAGCTCATGAGGCTGCAGAATGCTGGTGGGGGCCCACCAAGGCATCTATTCACAATTGTGGAGGAAACAAGGGAGGATTTGGAGCAACAGTCAGAGGATGGTGGGGGGAGGAGCCAGAAGTGTTCTAGGAGTAAGAGTCTGAGTGATTTGCTTGTGGGATTTGAGACTCCATATCTGACACCTCTTGGCTCTCCAACACTTTTCACACCTCCTCTCACTCCTCAGCAGGGATTCAACCCACACTTTGAGTCAAAAACTGATGCAGAATTCAACAGGCTGAGGTCCTCTCCTCCTCCAAAATTCATGTTCTTGCAGATGGCTGAGGAGAaacttagagcaaaattgaaggAAGAAGCTCAGAAAATTGATGGAAATGTTGAGGAAGATGGTTCTCTTATCACAATAATTATTGACAAGAACAAAGAAGAGTGCCATTCATCAAGCACTTCACAGGTTCTTCCCAGATCAACAATTGGGAAGAAACCAAATTTACATTAGAGTTTCCATgaaccattttttttaattatgtttttggATAGTTTGTTAAATTTGATTAGTAATAGAGGTTAATGTAGAAAACCCTGGAATGTTATGAGTTTTAGTGGTGAGGGGGACATATTTTCAGGAACAGGATGGTGAGAGATGGGGTTTTCTGTAAGTGGGGTACCTCTGACTGTGAagttcttttgttttatttagtcGACTAGGATTCTCTTCCATCCTTTAAAttctctattttatttttatttttatataaaaaattaatataaaatgttgacttaATTTAattgtgaccgttcaaataagaaaggataaaaaaaaaagggaaataatCCTACTCCTTCCCTAAGTTGTCTCGTACTTGTAATCTTCTTGTAAGTGATGATGCTACAGAACTGGTGTTCTTGTCCTCCTCCACATAAAAATGTGTCGGTATTTCAAACTAACTATACAATATAATAATTTGTAATTACTTGAAATACCATCACAATGAAATGAGAGATTTCACAACACGCAGTTGCTTAATATACCGCTACAATGGAGAGAAATCTACATGCACCTATAAGACACCACTTTACTGGTTTGGACCAATAATATAATGAATGTGAGAAACTTTGAACACCTAACATTGTATATTTACCCAAAAATATACATTGTAAGGCCATCCATGGTCCAAGTAAGTGTGATACCTATATATAGGAATTAGGTATTTTGCGTTTAATTTCTAAACATGACTGCTACACTAGTGTGAGTTCAATGTATTAGTACCACACTCTCAAGTTTGATATATTGGACTTTGAGTCTAATATATTGAACTCATGAGTTCAATAAATTGGTATCACACTCAAATTTTTCGACTCACTGTAGAAGTGTGATTCCTATATAAATTCAATATATTGGTATCACTCTCACTTTTTATGACCAACTGTAGAAGGCCTAAAAAATGTATGTAAGCCCTTTCCCGTTGCAGAGATATCTCGTTTCATGGAAGTCATTCCCACCCTCTGAACAATCATTGTTGCCATCCAATGTTTTCTGGCATGTTTACGCCACTTGTTTTGGTCAGTCTCAATTTCTAGGTCCAGTTCAATATCTTACTACAAATGTGGATAAGATTACACATGGATTTACCCTTTTTCAGCTAAAAAAACATGGAATTAGCAAGTAACATGACAATTAACCGATTAAGAAAGCATTACCTTACCACCTCCACCTGTGAGGTGATGTCTTTGGGCATTTTCCCAAACAACAAGGAGAAGCAAATTGCCCCGTGAAAGTTACTTGTGGGAATTTGCCGAAAGGTGCAGCTCTTGCTTTTTTACTGTCCCCTTTGTAATCTTCTGTGCTGACAGATTCGTGGCTTAAATCATGACCCTCCAATGTATACGTACTCAAATACGAAGAAAAAAATCACATGTATTTATTCATCGTTTGGTTCTCAAACTTTATGCGTCCATTAAAATATGATTAGAAGAATTAGAATTACTTAACTTTCATGTGTCCTTACTAACACATGAAATCGACAAAAATAAGATTTTCCCCTTTTACTTTTACGTTGATTCTTTCACTTTCTCATTTTCTTAGACATAATCTTAATTCATTGCTACAATCATTCTCTTAGCAAGAAAATCTTATCTTAGAGATAATTTACCTTGTAACCAGTTCTATAACTTATTATGTCACTTTTTAATCACGTGACACAAGATGTACAAAATAGAGAAAATTAGAAATCTCTCCGTCAtcacctttttattttattatattttatttttatatagaaaatTAATCTTTCgcgctcaatttttttttttcatatactACTCTCTTTTTATTAGGTATTCGaataaaataaatcaaagaCGAATGGAAAAACAAGAAGAGCAGTGAATTTTGATTTCACAACTTTGTGGTTCAACTAATGAACATAAAACTTACTTGATGGAAAGTTAAAAACGTGAGATGATGATTAATGGAAATGCTAATCACATGCTAAAGACCGAGTCACTtcgaaaaaaaatttaccacCCACTGCATGTGGCCAAGTAATTCACCTTTATTTGTATCATTTTTTAAAAAAGGTAGTGCTAtctacacaattttttttttatctctcacattcttattaatttttaataattgattttcttcaattcatacGAATGTTGAAAATTGAAAGGAGTGTGTTGGAGGTAAAAATTGGTATGTGGATAACACTATCCTTAAAAAATGTGCCTAGGCGCCTTTGGAGGTGAGACCGTGGTGGAAATGCCTCTGCCAATGAGAAAAGGCTTAAACTCACCTACATGTGGTCGAGGCGCGCTTGAGGCGTTTTCCTGGGCGTTCCTAGATCTCTTTATCAATTCGAATTCTTGCTTGAAATTTTCTAGGAACCCTCGAAGTTGAAGGTTGGGATGGCTCTATCTTGTGTAGCGATGACGTCTTcacaaagaagaagaattttttttttaaattttttcatttttttaggactttggcccaaaaagacgtcgttttggctaagtcttcaccgaatccccaatttCCCAAATCCTCAAACCCTGAATTCTCCCCATGCCATATTTCAATTTTACCCCAATCACATCCCtcaatttgtttcaaaattattCACACCATCacaatttgtttcaaaatttaaGTAAGTTTTTTAGTAttctaattttaatttggtCACTACTCAATTTGATTGCCCGTATGATTGTTGATTAATTTGTTTCACAAAGTTTTAtattatatacaatatatacttAAAATTTAGGTCCAGTGAGGCTTTGCCTCACGCCTCAAGACTTTCGCCTAAGCGGAGCTATCCATGAAGCGTCTCGCCTACGCCttcgccttttaaaacattgatctGTATAGAACTTGCAGTAAAATGAAGGGGGGggaaatttatttatatttatgaagaACACGAATGGATACATGGAAAagcaccaaaaaataaaaaacaaatacagAGCCAACGTATATGAAAAATTATCAGGTCAGATTCCAATGGCAGCAATGGCAGACATTCCCAGCTCAACACAGAGTGGTTTCAGGCCGGGTTCTTCCAAGAGGCTGAATGCGGTGAACCCGTAATAGGAGTGATAGAGATCTGGATAATCCCCCGGAAACTTGCTGAAACCACCGTACTGATGAAAGCACAAAGACAAAACATCAAAGTCAGGAGTCAGGAGTCAGGAGCAATACTGGCATTCCTCACGTTTACAAAAGATGCTGTTGCCGAAGAAATTAAGCACAAAGAAATGTATATTGTCTGCACTTTATTGGTCCGTTCTTTTTCCTAAGAACAAGGACTTGCACTTACATCCAAATGTGTTCCTAGTTTCTATCATCATAGCCAAATGATCTATGTTTATGGGgattaatcaaataaaatcGTAAATTTGTATGCATGACCGAAGTAATAACAGATTTTCCATGACAAATCTGAAAGAAACTTCACATTCTCCCCTATCGTATCATACGTTAATATGAGGAAAGATGAGAAAAGCACCTCGGACTGACAAGTCAGCAAAAAACCATGTAAAGCTTTCTTGTCAATGAATTTGTGGCCCCCTAAAACCTTCAAAACTGATGCAATCCTGCACAAGCAAATGTTCATTGTTAAGGTACGAAATTTCACACACGGTATGAAACTTCCAAAGGATGTTCATCCACCTACCAGAACGCGTAACATGTATCACTAGGCTTGTTGGGTCTACCTTGAAATCCACCATCAGCTGCCTGACGCTGCAGTTGTACAAAAGAATGAGAGAAATCTTTATTATGGGATGAGAACATAAAATTGCTTATCAGAATGCAAAGTCCGGGACCATTGTTTCAGATGCATCTACTTATTTGGTAGTTTCTAAGGAACTGGTCATGGTTGAAGAGATTAGGTGAGGAAATAAACCTGCAAGCACCAATCCAGCAGCAATGGCACATTTATTATGGAAGACTCGGCATCTTTAGAAAGAATATCATCTTCAATGAGTCCCATTAACTGGAGAGATATAACACCACAATATGTTGCACCGCCTGTGTCACCAAAATGGATATTGTATCACCGGAGAAAAAGAATTTCAAACTTTTGTACAACACATGAGCCAGTGCAAGAAGAAATTACACTCTTTTCCTCTTTagtaaatacaaaataaaaaccgAGTAATTTATTAACAAACAAGCAACATATATGCCCTGACCATAGGATGGGGTAGCCTCCTTCCCTCTCCCTAAACTTTTTTTGTAccgaaaagaaaatacaaaataacaataaaatattaacaagCAAGCAACTGGTCAGGAAATCGGAAAAAAATTGGGACACTTCATAATAGTTAAACAAGTAGAACTAACACATTCTTACAAAATGGATCACATTGACTGTAAAAAGAACTCACCATGAGATTCTGAACCAGGAGTCAACCCAAAACCTCCGTCGTATGACTGAAAGAACAAGGTCACTTCTGTATAAGTATATGGGTAATGCTTGGAAGACcaaatttctaaaccaaatttgcaaaaccaaatgatgtgccccaataggaaataagcacgttaatcaacacttaagtaataatccaatcattaacgtccacatcatttggtttacaaaatttggttataTATCTATGCAGTGATGTCTAGAATTTGGAGATTTACTGATCAAATGGAAAATATAATTCTGCGAGGATGATTTCATTTGCCATACAGACCTGGCAATTTAATATGTACTCCTTGGCTTTCTCCTTGTCCATGCCACTCCAATTTCCCAACATATGACTAATAGCCGCTGGTACATCAATCAGCTAAAttgatgctaaattttcaagtATATTGAATTAAACGGTATAAAAGGTACGTAAATAAAAGGTTTCACCGTCTTACCAGCACAATAGATGAATCTAAGATCAGTCTCGGCCCCTGTATGTATAGGCATAAAACTGCCAAAATCAGTCGAAAATATCAGGAAATTGGTCCAGCTACCTCATAACATCCCCTAAGAAATGGCTATAAGTTTTCATGGAAACCACAATACCTTCCATCAGGCTGTTGA
This genomic window contains:
- the LOC126632601 gene encoding geranylgeranyl transferase type-1 subunit beta-like, whose amino-acid sequence is MASEVFDRDRHLTFLQMMYQLLPSPYQSQEINRLTLAYFVISGLDLLAAPDRLVDKEAVANWVLSLQAHPRSKSELNNGRFYGFYGSRAAQFPPEDNDNGALSCSVSNLASTYCAVAILKIIGYDLSSIDSESILMSMRNLQQPDGSFMPIHTGAETDLRFIYCAAAISHMLGNWSGMDKEKAKEYILNCQSYDGGFGLTPGSESHGGATYCGVISLQLMGLIEDDILSKDAESSIINVPLLLDWCLQRQAADGGFQGRPNKPSDTCYAFWIASVLKVLGGHKFIDKKALHGFLLTCQSEYGGFSKFPGDYPDLYHSYYGFTAFSLLEEPGLKPLCVELGMSAIAAIGI